From a single Myotis daubentonii chromosome 5, mMyoDau2.1, whole genome shotgun sequence genomic region:
- the ADGRL1 gene encoding adhesion G protein-coupled receptor L1 isoform X4, with protein sequence MARLAAVLWSLCITAVLVTSATQGLSRAGLPFGLMRRELACEGYPIELRCPGSDVIMVENANYGRTDDKICDADPFQMENVQCYLPDAFKIMSQRCNNRTQCVVVAGSDAFPDPCPGTYKYLEVQYDCVPYIFVCPGTLQKVLEPTSTHESEHQSGAWCKDPLQAGDRIYVMPWIPYRTDTLTEYASWEDYVAARHTTTYRLPNRVDGTGFVVYDGAVFYNKERTRNIVKYDLRTRIKSGETVINTANYHDTSPYRWGGKTDIDLAVDENGLWVIYATEGNNGRLVVSQLNPYTLRFEGTWETGYDKRSASNAFMVCGVLYVLRSVYVDDDSEAAGNRVDYAFNTNANREEPVSLAFPNPYQFVSSVDYNPRDNQLYVWNNYFVVRYSLEFGPPDPSAGPATSPPLSTTTTVRPTPLTSTASPAATTPLRRAPLTTHPVGAINQLGPDLPPATAPAPSTRRPPAPNLHVSPELFCEPREVRRVQWPATQQGMLVERPCPKGTRGIASFQCLPALGLWNPRGPDLSNCTSPWVNQVAQKIKSGENAANIASELARHTRGSIYAGDVSSSVKLMEQLLDILDAQLQALRPIERESAGKNYNKMHKRERTCKDYIKAVVETVDNLLRPEALESWKDMNATEQVHTATMLLDVLEEGAFLLADNVREPARFLAAKQNVVLEVTVLNTEGQVQELVFPQEYPSENSIQLSANTIKQNSRNGVVKVVFILYNNLGLFLSTENATVKLASETGTGSPGGTSLVVNSQVIAASINKESSRVFLMDPVIFTVAHLEYQGRINELLLSVITWVGIVISLVCLAICISTFCFLRGLQTDRNTIHKNLCINLFLAELLFLVGIDKTQYEIACPIFAGLLHYFFLAAFSWLCLEGVHLYLLLVEVFESEYSRTKYYYLGGYCFPALVVGIAAAIDYRSYGTEKACWLRVDNYFIWSFIGPVSFVIVVNLAFLMVTLHKMIRSSSVLKPDSSRLDNIKSWALGAIALLFLLGLTWAFGLLFINKESVVMAYLFTTFNAFQGVFIFVFHCALQKKVHKEYSKCLRHSYCCIRSPPGGAHGSLKTSAMRSNTRYYTGTQSRIRRMWNDTVRKQTESSFMAGDINSTPTLNRGTMGNHLLTNPVLQPRGGTSPYNTLIAESVGFNPSSPPVFNSPGSYREPKHPLGGREACGMDTLPLNGNFNNSYSLRSGDFPPGDGAPEPPRGRNLADAAAFEKMIISELVHNNLRGGSSGAKGPPPPEPPVPPVPGGGSEEEAGGPGGADRAEIELLYKALEEPLLLPRAQSVLYQSDLDESESCTAEDGATSRPLSSPPGRDSLYASGANLRDSPSYPDSSPEGPSEALPPPPPAPPVPPEIYYTSRPPALVARNPLQGYYQVRRPSHEGYLAAPGLEGPGPDGDGQMQLVTSL encoded by the exons tCTTCGTGTGCCCAGGGACCCtgcagaaggtgctggagcccACCTCCACGCACGAGTCGGAGCACCAGTCTGGTGCGTGGTGCAAGGATCCACTGCAGGCGGGGGACCGCATCTACGTCATGCCCTGGATCCCCTACCGCACGGACACGTTGACCGAGTATGCCTCCTGGGAGGACTATGTGGCAGCGCGCCACACCACCACCTACCGCCTGCCCAACCGCGTAGATGGCACTGGCTTTGTGGTCTACGACGGCGCGGTCTTCTACAACAAGGAGCGCACACGCAACATTGTCAAGTACGACCTGCGCACACGCATCAAGAGCGGGGAGACAGTCATCAACACTGCCAACTACCATGACACCTCGCCCTACCGCTGGGGAGGCAAGACTGACATCGATCTGGCCGTGGACGAGAATGGGCTGTGGGTCATCTATGCCACTGAGGGCAACAACGGGCGGCTGGTGGTGAGCCAGCTCAACCCCTACACGCTGCGCTTCGAGGGCACGTGGGAAACAGGATACGACAAGCGCTCGGCGTCCAACGCCTTCATGGTGTGCGGTGTCCTCTACGTGCTGCGCTCTGTCTATGTGGATGACGACAGTGAGGCAGCTGGCAACCGCGTGGACTACGCCTTCAACACCAACGCTAACCGCGAGGAGCCGGTCAGCCTGGCCTTCCCCAACCCCTACCAGTTCGTCTCCTCTGTGGACTACAACCCGCGTGACAACCAGCTCTACGTCTGGAACAACTACTTCGTGGTGCGCTATAGCCTGGAGTTTGGGCCTCCGGACCCCAGTGCCG GCCCAGCCACTTCCCCGCCCCTCAGCACAACCACCACAGTCCGGCCCACACCCCTCACCAGCACGGCCTCACCTGCAGCCACCACCCCACTCCGCCGGGCACCCCTCACCACACACCCGGTGGGTGCCATCAACCAGCTGGGACCTGACCTGCCTccagccacagccccagcccccagtacCCGGCGGCCCCCAGCCCCTAATCTGCACGTGTCTCCAGAGCTCTTCTGTGAACCACGAGAGGTGCGGCGGGTCCAGTGGCCGGCCACCCAGCAGGGCATGCTGGTGGAGAGGCCCTGCCCCAAGGGGACGCGAG GAATTGCCTCCTTCCAGTGTCTACCAGCCCTGGGGCTCTGGAACCCCCGGGGCCCTGACCTCAGCAACTGCACCTCCCCCTGGGTCAACCAGGTGGCCCAGAAG ATCAAGAGCGGGGAGAATGCAGCCAACATTGCCAGTGAGCTGGCCCGCCACACCCGGGGCTCCATTTATGCGGGAGACGTGTCTTCCTCCGTGAAGCTGATGGAACAGCTGCTGGACATCCTGGATGCCCAGCTGCAGGCTCTGCGGCCCATTGAGCGCGAGTCGGCCGGCAAGAACTATAACAAG ATGCACAAGCGGGAGAGAACCTGCAAGGACTACATTAAG GCTGTGGTGGAGACGGTGGACAACCTGCTGCGGCCAGAGGCTCTTGAGTCCTGGAAGGACATGAATGCCACAGAGCAGGTGCATACAGCCACCATGCTCCTGGACGTACTGGAGGAGGGTGCCTTCCTGCTGGCCGACAATGTCAGGGAGCCGGCCCGCTTTTTGGCTGCCAAACAGAATGTGG tcctggaggtcacggttctgaACACAGAGGGCCAAGTGCAGGAGCTGGTGTTCCCCCAGGAGTACCCGAGCGAAAACTCCATCCAGCTGTCAGCCAACACCATCAAGCAGAACAGCCGCAATG GGGTGGTCAAAGTTGTCTTCATCCTCTACAACAACCTGGGTCTTTTCCTGTCCACTGAGAACGCCACAGTGAAGCTGGCGAGCGAAACGGGCACGGGCAGCCCAGGGGGCACCTCCCTGGTGGTGAACTCACAGGTCATTGCAGCCTCCATCAATAAGGAGTCCAGTCGTGTCTTCCTCATGGACCCTGTCATCTTTACTGTGGCCCACCTGGAG TACCAGGGCCGCATCAACGAGCTGCTGCTGTCAGTCATCACCTGGGTAGGCATCGTGATCTCCCTGGTCTGCTTGGCCATCTGCATCTCCACCTTCTGCTTCCTGCGGGGACTGCAGACTGACCGCAATACCATCCACAAGAACCTGTGCATCAACCTCTTCCTGGCTGAGCTGCTCTTCCTGGTTGGCATAGACAAGACTCAGTATGAG ATTGCCTGCCCCATCTTCGCTGGCCTGCTGCACTACTTTTTCCTGGCTGCCTTCTCCTGGCTGTGCCTGGAGGGTGTGCACCTCTATCTGCTGCTGGTAGAGGTGTTTGAGAGCGAGTACTCCCGCACCAAGTACTACTACCTAGGTGGCTACTGCTTCCCAGCCCTGGTGGTAGGCATCGCAGCTGCCATTGACTACCGCAGCTATGGCACCGAGAAGGC TTGCTGGCTCCGAGTGGATAATTATTTCATCTGGAGCTTCATTGGGCCCGTCTCCTTTGTTATTGTG GTGAACCTGGCGTTCCTCATGGTGACCCTGCACAAGATGATCCGGAGCTCATCTGTGCTCAAGCCTGACTCGAGTCGCCTAGACAACATTAA atcCTGGGCCCTGGGGGCCATCGCGCTGCTCTTCCTGTtgggcctcacctgggctttCGGCCTCCTCTTCATCAATAAGGAGTCGGTAGTCATGGCCTATCTCTTTACCACCTTCAACGCCTTCCAGGGGGTCTTCATCTTCGTCTTTCACTGCGCCTTACAGAAGAAG GTGCACAAGGAGTACAGCAAGTGCCTGCGACACTCCTACTGCTGCATCCGCTCCCCGCCCGGGGGGGCTCATGGCTCGCTTAAGACCTCAGCCATGCGGAGCAACACCCGCTACTACACAGGGACCCAG AGCCGAATCCGGAGGATGTGGAATGACACCGTGAGGAAACAGACAGAATCTTCCTTCATGGCGGGTGACATCAACAGTACCCCTACCCTGAACCGAG GTACCATGGGGAACCACCTGCTGACCAACCCCGTGCTTCAGCCTCGTGGCGGCACCAGCCCCTACAACACCCTCATCGCCGAGTCAGTGGGCTTCAATCCCTCCTCACCCCCTGTCTTCAACTCCCCAG GGAGCTACCGGGAACCCA AGCACCCCTTGGGAGGCCGGGAAGCCTGCGGCATGGACACACTGCCCCTCAACGGCAACTTCAACAACAGTTACTCCTTGCGAAGTGGGGATTTCCCTCCAGGGGATGGGGCACCTGAGCCACCCCGAGGCCGGAACCTGGCAGATGCTGCCGCCTTTGAGAAGATGATCATCTCAGAGCTGGTGCACAACAACCTGCGGGGTGGCAGCAGCGGGGCCAAAGGCCCTCCACCACCTGAGCCCCCGGTGCCACCTGTGCCGGGGGGTGGCAGTGAGGAAGAGGCTGGTGGGCCCGGGGGTGCTGACCGGGCGGAGATTGAACTTCTCTACAAGGCCCTGGAGGAGCCACTGCTGCTGCCCCGGGCCCAGTCGGTGCTGTACCAGAGCGATCTGGACGAGTCAGAGAGCTGCACAGCAGAGGACGGGGCCACCAGccggcccctctcctcccctccaggccGGGACTCCCTCTATGCCAGTGGGGCCAACCTTCGGGACTCGCCCTCCTACCCGGACAGCAGCCCTGAGGGGCCCAGtgaggccctgcccccacccccgcccgcgccccctgTCCCCCCTGAAATCTACTACACCTCGCGCCCACCAGCCTTGGTGGCCCGAAACCCCCTGCAGGGCTACTACCAGGTGCGGCGGCCCAGCCACGAAGGCTATTTGGCAGCCCCAGGCCTTGAGGGGCCAGGGCCTGATGGGGATGGGCAGATGCAGCTGGTCACCAGCCTCTGA
- the ADGRL1 gene encoding adhesion G protein-coupled receptor L1 isoform X2 gives MARLAAVLWSLCITAVLVTSATQGLSRAGLPFGLMRRELACEGYPIELRCPGSDVIMVENANYGRTDDKICDADPFQMENVQCYLPDAFKIMSQRCNNRTQCVVVAGSDAFPDPCPGTYKYLEVQYDCVPYIFVCPGTLQKVLEPTSTHESEHQSGAWCKDPLQAGDRIYVMPWIPYRTDTLTEYASWEDYVAARHTTTYRLPNRVDGTGFVVYDGAVFYNKERTRNIVKYDLRTRIKSGETVINTANYHDTSPYRWGGKTDIDLAVDENGLWVIYATEGNNGRLVVSQLNPYTLRFEGTWETGYDKRSASNAFMVCGVLYVLRSVYVDDDSEAAGNRVDYAFNTNANREEPVSLAFPNPYQFVSSVDYNPRDNQLYVWNNYFVVRYSLEFGPPDPSAGPATSPPLSTTTTVRPTPLTSTASPAATTPLRRAPLTTHPVGAINQLGPDLPPATAPAPSTRRPPAPNLHVSPELFCEPREVRRVQWPATQQGMLVERPCPKGTRGIASFQCLPALGLWNPRGPDLSNCTSPWVNQVAQKIKSGENAANIASELARHTRGSIYAGDVSSSVKLMEQLLDILDAQLQALRPIERESAGKNYNKMHKRERTCKDYIKAVVETVDNLLRPEALESWKDMNATEQVHTATMLLDVLEEGAFLLADNVREPARFLAAKQNVVLEVTVLNTEGQVQELVFPQEYPSENSIQLSANTIKQNSRNGVVKVVFILYNNLGLFLSTENATVKLASETGTGSPGGTSLVVNSQVIAASINKESSRVFLMDPVIFTVAHLEAKNHFNANCSFWNYSERSMLGYWSTQGCRLVESNKTHTTCACSHLTNFAVLMAHREIYQGRINELLLSVITWVGIVISLVCLAICISTFCFLRGLQTDRNTIHKNLCINLFLAELLFLVGIDKTQYEIACPIFAGLLHYFFLAAFSWLCLEGVHLYLLLVEVFESEYSRTKYYYLGGYCFPALVVGIAAAIDYRSYGTEKACWLRVDNYFIWSFIGPVSFVIVVNLAFLMVTLHKMIRSSSVLKPDSSRLDNIKSWALGAIALLFLLGLTWAFGLLFINKESVVMAYLFTTFNAFQGVFIFVFHCALQKKVHKEYSKCLRHSYCCIRSPPGGAHGSLKTSAMRSNTRYYTGTQSRIRRMWNDTVRKQTESSFMAGDINSTPTLNRGTMGNHLLTNPVLQPRGGTSPYNTLIAESVGFNPSSPPVFNSPGSYREPKHPLGGREACGMDTLPLNGNFNNSYSLRSGDFPPGDGAPEPPRGRNLADAAAFEKMIISELVHNNLRGGSSGAKGPPPPEPPVPPVPGGGSEEEAGGPGGADRAEIELLYKALEEPLLLPRAQSVLYQSDLDESESCTAEDGATSRPLSSPPGRDSLYASGANLRDSPSYPDSSPEGPSEALPPPPPAPPVPPEIYYTSRPPALVARNPLQGYYQVRRPSHEGYLAAPGLEGPGPDGDGQMQLVTSL, from the exons tCTTCGTGTGCCCAGGGACCCtgcagaaggtgctggagcccACCTCCACGCACGAGTCGGAGCACCAGTCTGGTGCGTGGTGCAAGGATCCACTGCAGGCGGGGGACCGCATCTACGTCATGCCCTGGATCCCCTACCGCACGGACACGTTGACCGAGTATGCCTCCTGGGAGGACTATGTGGCAGCGCGCCACACCACCACCTACCGCCTGCCCAACCGCGTAGATGGCACTGGCTTTGTGGTCTACGACGGCGCGGTCTTCTACAACAAGGAGCGCACACGCAACATTGTCAAGTACGACCTGCGCACACGCATCAAGAGCGGGGAGACAGTCATCAACACTGCCAACTACCATGACACCTCGCCCTACCGCTGGGGAGGCAAGACTGACATCGATCTGGCCGTGGACGAGAATGGGCTGTGGGTCATCTATGCCACTGAGGGCAACAACGGGCGGCTGGTGGTGAGCCAGCTCAACCCCTACACGCTGCGCTTCGAGGGCACGTGGGAAACAGGATACGACAAGCGCTCGGCGTCCAACGCCTTCATGGTGTGCGGTGTCCTCTACGTGCTGCGCTCTGTCTATGTGGATGACGACAGTGAGGCAGCTGGCAACCGCGTGGACTACGCCTTCAACACCAACGCTAACCGCGAGGAGCCGGTCAGCCTGGCCTTCCCCAACCCCTACCAGTTCGTCTCCTCTGTGGACTACAACCCGCGTGACAACCAGCTCTACGTCTGGAACAACTACTTCGTGGTGCGCTATAGCCTGGAGTTTGGGCCTCCGGACCCCAGTGCCG GCCCAGCCACTTCCCCGCCCCTCAGCACAACCACCACAGTCCGGCCCACACCCCTCACCAGCACGGCCTCACCTGCAGCCACCACCCCACTCCGCCGGGCACCCCTCACCACACACCCGGTGGGTGCCATCAACCAGCTGGGACCTGACCTGCCTccagccacagccccagcccccagtacCCGGCGGCCCCCAGCCCCTAATCTGCACGTGTCTCCAGAGCTCTTCTGTGAACCACGAGAGGTGCGGCGGGTCCAGTGGCCGGCCACCCAGCAGGGCATGCTGGTGGAGAGGCCCTGCCCCAAGGGGACGCGAG GAATTGCCTCCTTCCAGTGTCTACCAGCCCTGGGGCTCTGGAACCCCCGGGGCCCTGACCTCAGCAACTGCACCTCCCCCTGGGTCAACCAGGTGGCCCAGAAG ATCAAGAGCGGGGAGAATGCAGCCAACATTGCCAGTGAGCTGGCCCGCCACACCCGGGGCTCCATTTATGCGGGAGACGTGTCTTCCTCCGTGAAGCTGATGGAACAGCTGCTGGACATCCTGGATGCCCAGCTGCAGGCTCTGCGGCCCATTGAGCGCGAGTCGGCCGGCAAGAACTATAACAAG ATGCACAAGCGGGAGAGAACCTGCAAGGACTACATTAAG GCTGTGGTGGAGACGGTGGACAACCTGCTGCGGCCAGAGGCTCTTGAGTCCTGGAAGGACATGAATGCCACAGAGCAGGTGCATACAGCCACCATGCTCCTGGACGTACTGGAGGAGGGTGCCTTCCTGCTGGCCGACAATGTCAGGGAGCCGGCCCGCTTTTTGGCTGCCAAACAGAATGTGG tcctggaggtcacggttctgaACACAGAGGGCCAAGTGCAGGAGCTGGTGTTCCCCCAGGAGTACCCGAGCGAAAACTCCATCCAGCTGTCAGCCAACACCATCAAGCAGAACAGCCGCAATG GGGTGGTCAAAGTTGTCTTCATCCTCTACAACAACCTGGGTCTTTTCCTGTCCACTGAGAACGCCACAGTGAAGCTGGCGAGCGAAACGGGCACGGGCAGCCCAGGGGGCACCTCCCTGGTGGTGAACTCACAGGTCATTGCAGCCTCCATCAATAAGGAGTCCAGTCGTGTCTTCCTCATGGACCCTGTCATCTTTACTGTGGCCCACCTGGAG GCCAAGAACCACTTCAATGCTAACTGCTCCTTCTGGAACTACTCGGAGCGCTCCATGCTGGGCTACTGGTCGACCCAGGGCTGCCGCCTGGTGGAGTCCAACAAGACCCACACCACATGTGCCTGCAGCCACCTCACCAACTTTGCCGTGCTCATGGCTCACCGTGAGATC TACCAGGGCCGCATCAACGAGCTGCTGCTGTCAGTCATCACCTGGGTAGGCATCGTGATCTCCCTGGTCTGCTTGGCCATCTGCATCTCCACCTTCTGCTTCCTGCGGGGACTGCAGACTGACCGCAATACCATCCACAAGAACCTGTGCATCAACCTCTTCCTGGCTGAGCTGCTCTTCCTGGTTGGCATAGACAAGACTCAGTATGAG ATTGCCTGCCCCATCTTCGCTGGCCTGCTGCACTACTTTTTCCTGGCTGCCTTCTCCTGGCTGTGCCTGGAGGGTGTGCACCTCTATCTGCTGCTGGTAGAGGTGTTTGAGAGCGAGTACTCCCGCACCAAGTACTACTACCTAGGTGGCTACTGCTTCCCAGCCCTGGTGGTAGGCATCGCAGCTGCCATTGACTACCGCAGCTATGGCACCGAGAAGGC TTGCTGGCTCCGAGTGGATAATTATTTCATCTGGAGCTTCATTGGGCCCGTCTCCTTTGTTATTGTG GTGAACCTGGCGTTCCTCATGGTGACCCTGCACAAGATGATCCGGAGCTCATCTGTGCTCAAGCCTGACTCGAGTCGCCTAGACAACATTAA atcCTGGGCCCTGGGGGCCATCGCGCTGCTCTTCCTGTtgggcctcacctgggctttCGGCCTCCTCTTCATCAATAAGGAGTCGGTAGTCATGGCCTATCTCTTTACCACCTTCAACGCCTTCCAGGGGGTCTTCATCTTCGTCTTTCACTGCGCCTTACAGAAGAAG GTGCACAAGGAGTACAGCAAGTGCCTGCGACACTCCTACTGCTGCATCCGCTCCCCGCCCGGGGGGGCTCATGGCTCGCTTAAGACCTCAGCCATGCGGAGCAACACCCGCTACTACACAGGGACCCAG AGCCGAATCCGGAGGATGTGGAATGACACCGTGAGGAAACAGACAGAATCTTCCTTCATGGCGGGTGACATCAACAGTACCCCTACCCTGAACCGAG GTACCATGGGGAACCACCTGCTGACCAACCCCGTGCTTCAGCCTCGTGGCGGCACCAGCCCCTACAACACCCTCATCGCCGAGTCAGTGGGCTTCAATCCCTCCTCACCCCCTGTCTTCAACTCCCCAG GGAGCTACCGGGAACCCA AGCACCCCTTGGGAGGCCGGGAAGCCTGCGGCATGGACACACTGCCCCTCAACGGCAACTTCAACAACAGTTACTCCTTGCGAAGTGGGGATTTCCCTCCAGGGGATGGGGCACCTGAGCCACCCCGAGGCCGGAACCTGGCAGATGCTGCCGCCTTTGAGAAGATGATCATCTCAGAGCTGGTGCACAACAACCTGCGGGGTGGCAGCAGCGGGGCCAAAGGCCCTCCACCACCTGAGCCCCCGGTGCCACCTGTGCCGGGGGGTGGCAGTGAGGAAGAGGCTGGTGGGCCCGGGGGTGCTGACCGGGCGGAGATTGAACTTCTCTACAAGGCCCTGGAGGAGCCACTGCTGCTGCCCCGGGCCCAGTCGGTGCTGTACCAGAGCGATCTGGACGAGTCAGAGAGCTGCACAGCAGAGGACGGGGCCACCAGccggcccctctcctcccctccaggccGGGACTCCCTCTATGCCAGTGGGGCCAACCTTCGGGACTCGCCCTCCTACCCGGACAGCAGCCCTGAGGGGCCCAGtgaggccctgcccccacccccgcccgcgccccctgTCCCCCCTGAAATCTACTACACCTCGCGCCCACCAGCCTTGGTGGCCCGAAACCCCCTGCAGGGCTACTACCAGGTGCGGCGGCCCAGCCACGAAGGCTATTTGGCAGCCCCAGGCCTTGAGGGGCCAGGGCCTGATGGGGATGGGCAGATGCAGCTGGTCACCAGCCTCTGA